One region of Gloeocapsopsis sp. IPPAS B-1203 genomic DNA includes:
- a CDS encoding serine/threonine-protein kinase translates to MSHLVQRAIHCINPNCPRPYPKTWGSKFCDRCGAPLQLKGRYVPLQKLGAGGFATIYAVWDLQLQTQQVLKVLIDSSPKALELFKQEAAVLQHLQHPGVPRVEPDGYFQIDLEDSQQLSLPCLVMEKINGQTLQEVLENHPQGCPEEWVLAWLKQAIEILHKLHNRQIIHRDIKPSNLMLRESTGQLVLIDFGGAKQIAATSHLADRSTRLFTSGYSPPEQIAGGVVGPAADFYALGRTMIEMLTGQPISDLQDPMTGKLQWRAFAHVSPAVANLLDDMVQDDVRQRPANALIIQERLTKAHKPLGWLSWFNSLLNSWNSRIVFRSLTVGLSKTTVFFLKAIAHGLRASFDTFWEMLLGASGSCVATLIGFVLAYWSPLGNALADLLSQQLTFLLATPITVVADVLLFAIVGMGTAWGLTAAGGFGQRRRYLTAALMGLFGYSLSWLVWQLLTWNTGNIGIAGSIAIAVAFLTLGLGLPSHYLFHSTVTAIGCAAVFLLLTSLNLYPPGFWNFPIATSPTWLDLAAAIAFFATLGMILGFWLGISYYIVVPILRFLGWR, encoded by the coding sequence GTGTCGCACTTGGTTCAGCGTGCAATTCACTGCATTAACCCAAATTGCCCGCGTCCTTATCCGAAGACTTGGGGAAGCAAGTTTTGCGATCGCTGTGGTGCGCCACTGCAGTTAAAAGGTCGTTATGTACCTTTACAGAAGTTAGGTGCAGGGGGGTTTGCCACGATTTATGCAGTTTGGGACTTACAGTTGCAAACTCAACAAGTTCTGAAGGTTCTCATAGACTCTTCACCCAAGGCATTAGAGTTATTTAAACAAGAAGCAGCCGTACTTCAGCATCTGCAACATCCAGGGGTACCGAGAGTAGAACCTGATGGCTATTTTCAGATTGATCTAGAGGACTCTCAACAGCTTTCATTACCCTGTCTGGTAATGGAAAAAATCAACGGTCAGACTTTACAAGAAGTTTTAGAAAACCATCCTCAAGGTTGTCCTGAAGAATGGGTCTTAGCTTGGTTAAAACAGGCAATAGAGATTTTACACAAGTTGCACAATCGCCAGATTATCCATCGAGATATTAAACCTTCAAACTTAATGCTACGAGAATCTACAGGACAACTGGTTCTGATTGATTTTGGTGGCGCAAAGCAGATTGCGGCAACATCACACCTAGCAGATCGTTCAACGCGATTATTTACTTCTGGTTACAGTCCACCCGAACAAATAGCCGGAGGGGTTGTTGGACCTGCTGCAGATTTTTACGCACTAGGGCGGACAATGATTGAGATGCTGACTGGTCAACCGATCTCAGACTTACAAGATCCGATGACAGGAAAATTGCAGTGGCGTGCTTTTGCTCATGTCAGTCCTGCTGTTGCTAATTTGCTAGATGATATGGTGCAAGATGATGTTCGTCAAAGACCAGCAAATGCACTAATTATTCAAGAACGCTTAACGAAAGCGCACAAGCCTTTAGGGTGGTTATCTTGGTTTAATAGCCTTCTCAATAGCTGGAATTCGCGAATTGTTTTTCGTTCTCTGACAGTTGGGCTGTCGAAAACAACTGTTTTTTTTCTCAAAGCGATCGCTCATGGATTGCGGGCTAGCTTTGATACATTTTGGGAAATGCTATTAGGTGCGAGTGGCAGTTGTGTAGCAACCCTTATTGGCTTTGTTCTAGCATACTGGTCGCCCCTGGGAAATGCTTTAGCTGATCTTTTATCACAACAACTGACTTTTTTACTAGCAACACCAATTACTGTAGTAGCAGACGTTCTGCTATTTGCAATTGTTGGTATGGGAACTGCATGGGGACTCACCGCTGCAGGTGGCTTTGGTCAACGACGACGGTATTTAACTGCAGCACTAATGGGGCTATTTGGATATAGCTTAAGTTGGTTAGTATGGCAGTTGCTGACATGGAATACTGGTAATATTGGGATTGCCGGATCAATTGCGATCGCTGTTGCTTTTCTGACTTTGGGTTTAGGTTTACCTAGCCATTATTTATTCCACTCCACAGTTACTGCTATTGGTTGTGCTGCAGTTTTTTTGCTTTTGACAAGCTTGAATCTTTATCCCCCTGGTTTTTGGAACTTTCCGATCGCCACGTCACCCACTTGGTTAGATTTAGCCGCTGCGATCGCTTTTTTTGCTACTTTAGGCATGATTTTAGGCTTTTGGCTGGGTATTAGCTATTACATTGTTGTTCCTATATTGCGCTTTTTAGGCTGGCGCTAA
- the sigC gene encoding RNA polymerase sigma factor SigC: MPATSFYAYTAYEEQSPQDFQQEPNEADLIEGDLIDFDMESNDAANLQPVNRRTTDLVRLYLQEIGRVHLLGRDEEVSEAQKVQRYIRLVELRSQAAKNGDEIMIPYEQLMEVQERLTSELGHRPSLERWATSAGIEVSELKPTLIKGKRRWAEITGLTVQELEQIQSEGNRAKEHMIKANLRLVVSVAKKYQNRGLELLDLVQEGTLGLERAVDKFDPTKGYRFSTYAYWWIRQGITRAIATQSRTIRLPVHITEKLNKIKKAQRKISQEKGRTPTIDDIAAELEMTPPQVREVLLRVPRSVSLETKVGKEKDTELGDLLETDSISPEEVLMREALQRDLQHLLADLTDRERDVILMRFGLGDGHSYSLAEIGRALDLSRERVRQIESKALQKLRQPKRRNQVRDYLETLG, from the coding sequence ATGCCAGCAACATCTTTTTACGCCTACACCGCTTACGAAGAGCAATCCCCTCAAGATTTTCAGCAAGAACCTAACGAAGCTGATTTAATTGAAGGAGATCTGATTGACTTCGATATGGAGTCTAACGATGCGGCTAACTTGCAGCCAGTTAATCGTCGCACCACCGATTTGGTACGTCTGTATCTACAAGAAATTGGTCGAGTGCATCTTTTAGGGCGAGACGAAGAAGTTTCCGAAGCTCAAAAAGTACAGCGTTACATCCGCTTGGTAGAACTGCGTTCTCAAGCAGCCAAAAATGGGGATGAAATTATGATTCCCTACGAGCAGCTAATGGAAGTTCAAGAGCGCTTAACATCTGAATTAGGACATCGACCTTCCCTGGAACGTTGGGCTACTAGCGCTGGCATAGAGGTCTCAGAACTCAAACCAACACTCATTAAAGGAAAACGGCGTTGGGCTGAAATTACTGGTTTAACAGTGCAAGAGTTAGAGCAAATCCAAAGTGAGGGCAACCGCGCTAAAGAACACATGATCAAGGCAAATTTACGCCTAGTTGTGTCAGTTGCGAAAAAGTATCAAAATCGCGGTTTAGAGCTACTCGATCTTGTACAAGAAGGAACGCTTGGTTTAGAAAGAGCTGTTGATAAGTTTGATCCAACTAAAGGTTATCGATTTAGCACTTATGCATATTGGTGGATTCGCCAGGGTATTACGCGAGCGATCGCTACCCAAAGTCGGACAATTCGCCTACCAGTTCACATAACAGAAAAACTCAATAAAATCAAGAAAGCACAACGGAAAATTTCACAAGAAAAGGGTCGCACACCAACGATTGATGATATTGCAGCAGAGTTAGAAATGACACCGCCGCAAGTCAGGGAAGTTTTGTTGCGAGTACCTCGTTCAGTATCTTTAGAAACTAAAGTAGGTAAGGAAAAAGACACAGAACTTGGAGACTTACTAGAAACAGATAGTATTTCACCAGAAGAAGTGTTAATGCGTGAAGCCCTCCAACGCGACTTGCAGCATTTGCTGGCAGATTTAACTGATCGCGAACGTGATGTCATTTTAATGCGCTTTGGTCTAGGAGATGGTCACTCATACTCGTTGGCAGAAATTGGACGCGCATTAGATCTTTCTCGCGAACGGGTACGCCAGATTGAATCCAAGGCTTTACAGAAGTTACGCCAACCTAAACGCCGTAACCAAGTTCGGGACTACTTAGAGACTTTGGGCTAA
- a CDS encoding M20 family metallopeptidase translates to MLTQIKEIATELAPRLIEIRRHIHIHPELSGQEYQTAAFVAGVLSSCGIHVREGVGRTGVIGEVQGGGCDSRLLAIRADMDALPIQERTGLEYASRTPGIMHACGHDVHTTVGLGTAMVLSRIAEHLPGNVRFLFQPAEEIAQGASWMVADGVMENVSAVFSLHVFPSIPAGSIGVRYGALTAAADELEIIIIGESGHGARPHEAIDAIWIASQVITTLQQAISRTQNPLHPIVLTIGQIQGGRAPNVIADQVKLLGTVRSLHPETRAKLPSWISQMVANVCQGYGARCEVKYNLGVPGVNNDLSLAQLLQIAAEEAWGSDRVQILPEPSLGAEDFSVYLEKAPGVMFRLGVGYPDRKINHPLHHPQFEVDEKAIVTGVVTLAYSAWKYWQQNNGSTEEPPLSPS, encoded by the coding sequence ATGCTCACCCAGATAAAAGAGATAGCAACTGAACTAGCACCGCGCCTGATTGAAATTCGTCGCCATATTCACATTCATCCAGAATTAAGTGGTCAAGAGTATCAAACGGCTGCTTTTGTAGCAGGAGTCCTATCATCCTGTGGAATTCATGTCAGAGAAGGGGTAGGAAGAACAGGCGTTATTGGAGAGGTGCAAGGAGGAGGTTGTGACTCTCGATTGTTAGCAATCCGTGCTGACATGGATGCTTTACCAATTCAGGAACGAACTGGGTTAGAGTATGCTTCTCGAACACCAGGAATCATGCATGCGTGCGGTCATGACGTCCACACAACAGTAGGGCTAGGCACAGCAATGGTTTTGTCACGAATTGCTGAACACTTACCAGGAAATGTCAGGTTTTTGTTTCAGCCAGCAGAGGAAATCGCCCAAGGTGCTAGCTGGATGGTTGCTGACGGAGTTATGGAAAACGTTTCAGCAGTTTTTTCGCTTCATGTTTTTCCTTCAATTCCTGCTGGTTCTATTGGAGTGCGCTACGGAGCATTGACTGCTGCTGCTGATGAGTTAGAAATTATTATTATTGGGGAATCAGGACACGGCGCACGACCTCATGAAGCAATTGATGCGATTTGGATTGCTTCCCAAGTGATTACAACATTACAACAAGCTATTAGTCGCACACAAAACCCTCTACACCCGATCGTGTTAACGATCGGTCAAATTCAAGGTGGTAGAGCACCGAATGTAATTGCCGATCAAGTTAAGTTATTAGGAACAGTGCGATCGCTGCATCCAGAAACTCGAGCAAAGTTACCGAGTTGGATTTCACAAATGGTTGCGAATGTTTGCCAAGGCTATGGCGCGCGGTGTGAGGTAAAGTACAATCTTGGAGTTCCTGGAGTGAATAATGATTTATCTTTAGCACAACTGTTGCAGATTGCAGCAGAAGAAGCTTGGGGAAGCGATCGCGTCCAAATTTTACCTGAACCATCTTTAGGTGCAGAAGATTTCTCAGTTTATCTGGAAAAGGCTCCTGGAGTCATGTTTCGTTTGGGGGTAGGCTACCCAGATAGAAAGATTAATCATCCCTTACACCACCCGCAATTTGAAGTAGACGAAAAAGCAATCGTGACTGGTGTTGTCACTCTAGCGTACAGTGCTTGGAAATATTGGCAGCAAAACAATGGATCTACTGAAGAACCGCCACTGTCTCCCTCCTAA
- a CDS encoding DUF732 domain-containing protein, protein MKNLRLGAILITAVSFIPGFSTATLAQDADYVCYITTKSGQVVDLSASICQLDSIHLAKATNAAESDQAFLADYKRTVMGYPDVRDKLLASVQESPESNIMQAKSVCNELEAGLLLEDIKMYQTQGVTNKVDNINSSVIATLATKHYCPQFNNP, encoded by the coding sequence ATGAAGAATTTACGTCTGGGCGCAATCTTAATTACCGCTGTCTCGTTTATACCAGGGTTTTCTACAGCAACACTCGCTCAAGATGCTGACTACGTTTGTTATATCACTACTAAATCAGGTCAAGTAGTCGATTTATCTGCATCAATCTGTCAATTAGACAGTATCCACTTGGCAAAAGCAACAAATGCGGCAGAAAGCGACCAAGCTTTCCTTGCAGATTACAAACGTACTGTTATGGGCTATCCGGATGTTCGAGATAAATTGTTAGCCAGCGTCCAAGAATCCCCAGAGTCTAATATCATGCAAGCAAAAAGCGTTTGTAACGAACTAGAAGCAGGTCTTTTGCTAGAAGATATCAAGATGTACCAAACACAAGGCGTTACGAACAAAGTTGATAATATTAATTCTTCTGTCATTGCTACTTTGGCAACTAAGCACTACTGCCCTCAGTTTAATAATCCATAA
- a CDS encoding rhodanese-like domain-containing protein: MHRFLGIIPTPPPLQAHSLVYDLKTRLDWGDPALTIIDVRDRSEYNYSHILGAIPIPLVELADRTLSTLELTRDIYIYGETDEETALAAQKLQAVGYQNVSQIRGGVAAWKAVGYPIESLVQTLSI; encoded by the coding sequence ATGCATAGATTTTTAGGAATTATTCCTACTCCACCACCTTTACAAGCCCACTCACTCGTTTATGACTTGAAAACAAGGTTAGATTGGGGAGATCCAGCGCTCACAATCATCGACGTACGCGATCGCAGTGAGTATAACTATAGTCATATTTTAGGAGCAATTCCTATACCACTAGTAGAGTTAGCAGACCGTACCCTATCTACTTTGGAACTGACGCGTGATATTTATATTTACGGCGAAACTGATGAAGAAACTGCACTAGCAGCACAAAAATTGCAAGCCGTGGGATATCAGAATGTATCACAAATACGAGGCGGTGTTGCTGCTTGGAAAGCAGTTGGCTATCCTATTGAATCGCTTGTGCAGACATTATCAATTTAA
- a CDS encoding SH3 domain-containing protein, whose amino-acid sequence MRWKTVIKFLLGISLALAILISGGVAAALYFLHRVATPPAKPIFSNDSAEVKARGSTPATSPYTASSSTQATPTANTTEASSTSLSPGTYKARVTWAQGLSVRSEPSLEAERIGGVGYNEELTVLETSSDEGWQRIRIENGEQEGWIKAGNIEKIEE is encoded by the coding sequence ATGCGATGGAAGACTGTTATAAAATTTTTACTTGGCATTAGCTTAGCTTTAGCTATTTTAATTAGCGGTGGTGTAGCAGCCGCTTTGTACTTCTTACACAGAGTAGCAACTCCTCCAGCTAAGCCAATATTTTCCAATGATAGTGCTGAAGTAAAGGCTAGAGGTTCTACTCCTGCAACATCTCCTTATACAGCTTCATCTAGTACTCAAGCAACTCCTACTGCAAACACAACTGAAGCATCTTCAACATCCCTATCACCTGGAACATACAAGGCACGAGTGACGTGGGCACAAGGTTTGAGCGTACGTTCAGAGCCAAGCTTAGAGGCTGAGCGAATTGGTGGAGTTGGTTACAACGAGGAACTTACGGTTTTAGAAACAAGTTCTGACGAGGGTTGGCAAAGAATACGTATAGAGAACGGCGAACAAGAAGGTTGGATCAAAGCAGGTAACATCGAAAAAATCGAAGAATAG
- a CDS encoding pentapeptide repeat-containing protein, which translates to MKLTLLSVVMLAPVWFMASAYAYSPQDLEQLKQTRACPRCDLSDAPLNQLNLSGANLREANLMRANLSQSNLSRADLSGANLDVADLRGADLTSATLTGVNLRTANLENTNLTFAGFIAANLEGANFRGARMLVTNFRGAKFRLTTMPNGVVTPDRRYW; encoded by the coding sequence ATGAAACTCACTCTTCTTTCCGTTGTCATGTTAGCTCCTGTATGGTTCATGGCTTCAGCATATGCATATAGTCCTCAAGACTTGGAGCAATTAAAGCAAACTAGGGCATGTCCTCGATGTGACCTTAGTGATGCACCGCTCAATCAACTGAATTTAAGTGGCGCTAATCTCCGAGAAGCTAACTTAATGCGCGCAAATTTATCTCAAAGCAACCTCTCGCGTGCTGATTTAAGTGGTGCAAACTTAGACGTAGCAGATTTACGTGGTGCTGATTTGACAAGTGCTACTTTAACAGGAGTTAATCTCAGAACTGCAAACTTAGAAAACACAAACTTGACATTTGCAGGTTTCATTGCTGCTAACTTAGAGGGAGCTAATTTTCGTGGTGCAAGGATGTTGGTTACTAACTTCCGAGGAGCGAAGTTTAGATTGACAACAATGCCTAATGGAGTCGTAACACCCGATCGTCGTTACTGGTAA
- a CDS encoding M48 family metalloprotease, translated as MKNQLRTVALLGLLSGLLIAISYWVIGGLGGVVIGIALAAVTNLVSWYQSDKIALAAYRAQLVSFNQAPDLHRMVQRLCDRANLPMPGIYIVPSPAANAFATGRDPEHAAVAVTEGILQALPEDELEGVIAHELTHIANRDTLTQAVAATLGGAIAMLAQIVSYSLWFPASRDGNRGANPLGLLLTIFLAPMAATIIQLAISRTREFEADAGAARITQNPRALARALQRLESTARQLPMNANPAFEPLLIVNSISGQFLSNLFSSHPPTEARVQQLLELEQELPQSPSKFSFER; from the coding sequence ATGAAAAATCAATTGAGAACCGTTGCGCTCTTAGGTTTGCTGAGTGGTTTACTGATTGCAATTAGCTACTGGGTCATTGGCGGGCTGGGTGGTGTCGTTATTGGTATAGCCTTAGCAGCAGTGACAAACTTAGTATCGTGGTATCAATCAGATAAAATTGCTTTGGCAGCATACCGCGCACAACTAGTAAGCTTTAATCAAGCACCAGATTTGCATCGGATGGTACAACGCTTATGCGATCGCGCCAATTTACCAATGCCAGGAATTTATATTGTTCCCAGCCCTGCTGCGAATGCTTTTGCGACAGGACGCGATCCTGAACATGCCGCAGTAGCAGTTACAGAAGGCATTTTACAAGCACTACCTGAAGATGAACTTGAAGGCGTCATTGCTCATGAGCTAACTCATATTGCTAATCGCGACACCCTAACTCAAGCTGTGGCAGCTACACTTGGTGGTGCAATTGCGATGTTGGCACAAATCGTCAGCTACAGCTTATGGTTTCCTGCTTCACGCGATGGCAATCGCGGAGCAAATCCTCTGGGCTTACTTCTAACAATTTTTTTAGCGCCAATGGCGGCAACTATCATTCAGTTAGCTATCTCACGCACGCGAGAGTTTGAGGCAGACGCGGGAGCTGCTAGAATTACGCAAAATCCAAGAGCATTAGCTCGTGCCTTACAACGCTTGGAGAGTACAGCACGTCAGTTACCCATGAATGCTAATCCAGCTTTTGAGCCGCTGTTAATTGTAAATTCTATCTCTGGTCAGTTTTTAAGTAACTTGTTTTCTAGTCACCCACCAACAGAAGCGCGAGTTCAACAGTTATTGGAATTAGAACAAGAACTTCCTCAATCGCCATCTAAATTTTCTTTTGAGCGATAA
- the mgtE gene encoding magnesium transporter codes for MTETNNFSSSFQDVSRKELRELVRNQLRSLLERGDLQGAKAILEPVQPADIAEAIEGLPEAMQALAFRLLSKSEAIEVYEYLDTSVQEALIVEFKSQDVLDIVDKMSPDDRARLFDELPAKFVTRLLEQLSPTERQATAQLLGYEAGTAGRIMTPELISLKEDFTATQALERIRRLANATETIYYLYITDAARRLTGILSLRELVTAQPQQRIGEIMTREVVFVYTDADQEEVARLIQRYDFLAVPVVDREQRLVGIVTVDDIIDILEQETTEDIYTLGGGVQSGGDNYFQTDLITVARKRVVWLFVLLLTNTVTGTIIKSEEEILQKVVTLAAFIPLLTGTGGNVGAQSSTVVIRGMNTDEINALGPFHVVWREAIAGALLGSMLGSIATIWSYFLQGSWSVAIAVGLSLVSISILASVSGSALPFLFRSLRLDPALMSAPFITTAVDVLGVLIYFNLARAILRL; via the coding sequence TTGACTGAAACTAACAACTTCTCCTCATCATTTCAGGATGTTTCGCGCAAAGAACTGCGAGAGTTAGTGCGTAATCAACTGCGATCGCTCCTCGAACGAGGGGATTTGCAGGGAGCCAAGGCGATTTTAGAACCAGTACAGCCTGCAGATATTGCTGAGGCAATTGAAGGATTGCCTGAAGCAATGCAAGCTCTGGCATTTCGCTTGCTATCCAAAAGCGAAGCAATTGAAGTGTATGAATACCTTGACACGAGTGTTCAGGAAGCACTGATTGTAGAGTTTAAAAGTCAAGACGTTCTAGATATTGTTGATAAAATGTCACCCGATGACCGAGCGCGGTTGTTTGATGAATTACCAGCTAAGTTTGTGACTCGGCTTTTAGAGCAACTAAGTCCCACCGAACGCCAAGCTACAGCTCAGTTACTCGGTTATGAAGCGGGTACGGCTGGGCGAATTATGACACCTGAGTTGATTTCTTTGAAAGAAGATTTTACGGCAACTCAAGCATTAGAGCGAATTCGTCGCCTAGCAAATGCAACAGAGACAATTTACTACTTATATATTACAGACGCGGCAAGACGTCTGACAGGTATTTTATCTCTGCGCGAGTTAGTCACAGCTCAACCACAGCAAAGAATTGGCGAAATTATGACTCGCGAGGTGGTATTTGTTTATACTGACGCCGATCAAGAAGAAGTGGCTCGGTTAATTCAACGCTATGACTTTTTGGCTGTACCTGTAGTAGATCGCGAACAACGTCTTGTTGGGATTGTAACGGTCGATGACATAATTGATATTTTAGAGCAAGAAACCACTGAAGATATTTACACTTTGGGCGGTGGTGTCCAATCTGGAGGAGACAACTATTTTCAAACTGATTTAATTACAGTTGCACGCAAGCGCGTTGTTTGGTTATTTGTGCTGCTGTTAACAAATACTGTTACAGGGACAATCATTAAGTCTGAAGAAGAGATTTTACAGAAAGTCGTCACTCTTGCTGCTTTTATTCCTCTATTGACTGGTACTGGCGGTAATGTTGGGGCGCAGTCATCAACTGTCGTCATTCGCGGAATGAATACTGATGAGATTAACGCGCTAGGTCCTTTTCATGTAGTATGGCGAGAAGCGATCGCCGGAGCTTTGTTAGGCTCGATGCTAGGTAGCATAGCAACGATCTGGAGTTACTTTTTGCAAGGAAGTTGGTCAGTGGCGATCGCTGTCGGACTAAGTTTAGTATCAATTTCTATTTTGGCTTCAGTGTCTGGTTCGGCACTACCATTTTTGTTTCGTTCACTGCGTTTAGACCCAGCTTTAATGTCTGCACCCTTTATCACAACAGCAGTTGACGTGCTGGGGGTACTCATCTACTTTAACTTAGCAAGAGCAATTCTCCGGCTATAG
- a CDS encoding TIGR04283 family arsenosugar biosynthesis glycosyltransferase, translating into MPGISIVIPTLNEGSCLERTLRNLNFLEPPAWEIVVVDGGSEDQTVAIAQQAGIKVIHAQGRGRSLQMNQGAAESTGDILCFLHADTLVPDDFIAVVEQTLADSTVAGGGFISLMVGAQTTRWGVSLHNYLKTYYAPLLFRPHLFFKGLRLLFGDQVMFCRRTDFWTCGGFDNQLPILEEADLCLKLVRQGRLRQVNRVVQSSDRRVARWGSLKATAIYVYIGFLWGFGVSASFLKQFYEDIR; encoded by the coding sequence ATGCCTGGTATCTCAATAGTTATACCTACTTTAAACGAAGGAAGTTGTTTAGAGCGTACTCTGCGCAATCTAAATTTCTTGGAACCTCCTGCGTGGGAAATTGTAGTTGTCGATGGCGGAAGTGAAGATCAAACAGTAGCGATCGCACAACAAGCTGGTATCAAAGTTATTCATGCCCAAGGGCGAGGGCGATCGTTACAAATGAATCAGGGAGCAGCTGAATCTACAGGAGACATTCTGTGTTTTTTGCATGCTGATACTTTAGTTCCTGATGATTTTATCGCAGTAGTTGAGCAAACTTTAGCAGATTCAACTGTTGCCGGCGGTGGTTTTATTTCCTTAATGGTAGGAGCACAGACTACACGTTGGGGAGTTTCTCTACACAACTATCTCAAAACTTATTACGCTCCTCTATTGTTTCGACCACATCTTTTTTTTAAAGGACTTAGATTACTTTTTGGCGATCAAGTCATGTTTTGCCGTCGCACTGACTTTTGGACTTGTGGTGGGTTCGACAATCAGCTGCCTATCTTGGAAGAAGCAGATTTATGCTTAAAGCTAGTGCGGCAAGGACGATTACGTCAAGTGAATCGTGTTGTGCAAAGTTCGGATAGACGGGTAGCGCGTTGGGGTTCTTTGAAAGCAACTGCAATCTATGTTTATATCGGTTTTTTATGGGGTTTTGGTGTTTCTGCGTCTTTTTTGAAGCAGTTTTATGAAGATATTCGTTAG
- a CDS encoding carbon dioxide-concentrating mechanism protein CcmK, producing MPAAVGMVEVKGLPPALAVADAMVKAARVTLVGYEKVSSARYTIIVRGDVSEVQTSVNAGVDSVKRVNTEEELLLSYHVIARPHENVESVLPIHYRQAVEQFRV from the coding sequence ATGCCAGCAGCAGTTGGTATGGTTGAAGTTAAGGGTCTTCCTCCTGCTTTAGCAGTAGCAGATGCCATGGTAAAAGCTGCTCGTGTAACCTTGGTAGGTTACGAAAAAGTAAGCAGTGCTCGATATACTATTATTGTCAGAGGAGATGTGTCGGAAGTGCAAACCTCAGTGAATGCAGGGGTAGATTCGGTAAAACGAGTTAATACAGAAGAAGAGTTACTACTCTCATACCATGTGATTGCTCGTCCTCATGAAAACGTCGAGTCTGTGCTGCCAATCCATTACAGACAAGCAGTAGAACAGTTTCGTGTTTAG
- a CDS encoding transcriptional repressor encodes MTVYTATSLKAELNDRGWRLTPQREVILHVFQELPKGEHLSAEDLYHHLEAQGEGISLSTIYRTLKLMARMGILRELELGEGHKHYEINQPYPYHHHHLICVRCNKTIEFKNDSILKIGTKTAQKEGYHLLDCQLTIHAVCPSCQRALLPL; translated from the coding sequence ATGACTGTTTATACAGCTACCTCGCTCAAGGCGGAACTCAACGATCGTGGTTGGCGTTTAACTCCTCAGCGAGAAGTCATTTTACACGTTTTTCAAGAGCTTCCTAAAGGCGAACATCTTAGTGCAGAAGACCTATATCATCATTTAGAAGCTCAAGGAGAAGGAATTAGCTTATCCACGATTTACCGGACACTAAAGCTAATGGCGCGGATGGGTATCTTGCGGGAATTAGAGTTAGGAGAAGGACACAAACACTATGAAATCAATCAGCCCTATCCCTACCATCATCATCACTTGATCTGTGTTCGTTGTAATAAAACAATCGAGTTCAAGAATGATTCAATTTTGAAAATTGGTACAAAGACAGCCCAGAAAGAAGGATACCATTTACTGGACTGTCAGTTAACAATCCATGCGGTGTGTCCTTCATGTCAAAGAGCGTTATTACCTTTATAG